The following are from one region of the Amycolatopsis sp. QT-25 genome:
- a CDS encoding NUDIX hydrolase, translating to MSGSAGRSGASKPGRRRRRRRGRRLTTVDETSAGGLVVDAERLNAALIGRLDRHGRLLWSLPKGHIEDGETHAQTAVREVREETGISARVLEPLGTIDYWFVAERRRVHKTVHHFILESTGGELSDEDVEVTEVAWVPLADLETRLAYSDERKLVRKAKELFAQQQQHTAEGAPE from the coding sequence ATGTCTGGATCAGCCGGCCGCTCCGGCGCTTCGAAGCCGGGCCGCCGGCGGAGGCGCAGGCGGGGAAGGCGGCTGACCACGGTCGACGAAACCTCGGCCGGTGGTCTCGTCGTCGACGCCGAACGGTTGAACGCCGCGCTGATCGGGCGGCTCGACCGGCACGGCAGACTGCTGTGGTCGCTGCCGAAGGGCCACATCGAGGACGGTGAGACTCATGCGCAGACAGCGGTGCGCGAGGTGCGCGAGGAGACCGGTATCTCCGCGCGGGTCCTCGAGCCGCTCGGCACCATCGACTACTGGTTCGTGGCCGAACGTCGGCGGGTGCACAAGACAGTGCACCATTTCATCCTGGAATCCACCGGCGGCGAACTTTCGGACGAGGATGTCGAAGTGACCGAGGTCGCCTGGGTACCGCTCGCCGACCTGGAGACCAGGCTCGCCTACTCCGACGAGCGCAAGCTGGTCCGGAAGGCCAAAGAACTCTTCGCGCAGCAACAACAGCACACCGCCGAGGGAGCACCTGAGTGA